In a genomic window of Hippoglossus stenolepis isolate QCI-W04-F060 chromosome 17, HSTE1.2, whole genome shotgun sequence:
- the chd4a gene encoding chromodomain-helicase-DNA-binding protein 4a isoform X4 produces MSGSEDERDEYGAPEERLLHDDDEEEISENETPKVKKKKKAKKSRESKGSKRRSRREELPISSPEHMDVGGAEEVEGGVAVHRTDSEGSDYTPGRKKKKRASSGKEKKRSSSGAERSSSKKKEPEPEEDDDDDDDDSSEPKSSSQLLDDWGMEDIDHVFTEEDYRSLTNYKAFSQFVRPLIAAKNPKIAVSKMMMVLGAKWREFSTNNPLRGAAAANAALATANVPAAVDNMVAEVVPIAPPPPAPVEPPPPPAPPLRKAKTKEGKGPNARKKTKPTPKPQDKKNNAKTKKVAPLKIKLGGFNSKRKRSSSEEDEPEVDSDFEDGSMNSVSVSEGSNSRSSRTKKKQSSKSKPKKKKAEDGDGYETDHQDYCEVCQQGGEIILCDTCPRAYHMVCLDPDMEKAPEGTWSCPHCEKEGIQWEAREEVSEVEEDPVEAEMEEDDHHMEFCRVCKDGGELLCCDSCPSSYHIHCLNPPLPEIPNGEWICPRCTCAPIKGKIQKILTWRWGAIPPPTPVPRPPELAADAPDPSPLVGRPDREFFAKWSSMSYWHCSWVTELQLELHCQVMFRNYQRKNDMDEPPPIDSGEGEENKSLKRKSKDPMYAQLEEKYLRFGIKMEWLMIHRIINHSVDRKNNVHYLIKWRELAYDQATWEADDMDVPEFDPYKVQYWHHRELMMGDEGRPGKKIKVKGRFKRPDRPPENPVIDPTIKFERQPEYLDVTGGTLHPYQLEGLNWLRFSWAQGTDTILADEMGLGKTVQTAVFLSSLYKEGHSKGPFLVSAPLSTIINWEREFEMWAPDIYVVTYVGDKDSRAVIRENEFSYEDNAIRGGKKASRMKKDSAVKFHVLLTSYELITIDMAILGSIDWACLVVDEAHRLKNNQSKFFRVLNNYPLQHKLLLTGTPLQNNLEELFHLLNFLTPLRFSNLEGFLEEFADIAKEDQIKKLHDMLGPHMLRRLKADVFKHMPSKTELILRVELSPMQKKYYKFILTKNFEALNTKGGGNQVSLLNVVMDLKKCCNHPYLFPAAAMEAPRMPNGMYDGGALVKGAGKLTLLQKMMRKLKNGGHRVLIFSQMTKMLDLLEDFLENEGYKYERIDGGITGGMRQEAIDRFNAPGAPQFAFLLSTRAGGLGINLATADTVVIYDSDWNPHNDIQAFSRAHRIGQNKKVMIYRFVTKASVEERITQVAKKKMMLTHLVVRPGLGSKTGSMSKQELDDILKFGTEQLFKDELEGFHRSNNKEEDSSIIHYDDKAIDRLLDRNQDATDDTELQSMNEYLSSFKVAQYVVKDEEEEEEEVQREIIKQEESVDPDYWEKLLRHHYEQQQEDLARNLGKGKRIRKQVNYNDGSQEDRADWQDDQSDGQSDYSVASEEGDEDFDERSEANSRRPNRKGLRNDKDKPLPPLLARVGGNIEVLGFNSRQRKAFLNAVMRYGMPPQDAFTTQWLVRDLRGKSEKEFKAYVSLFMRHLCEPGADGAETFADGVPREGLSRQHVLTRIGVMSLIRKKVQEFEHVNGQWSMPWMAELEENKRAAAQPESPGKTPSTGTPADTQPNTPAPVDESLKNDEALKEGEKEVKKEVEAEKNSKEPAKVSDEVIAIPDDDEKSPPAAEEEEKKKNGEEPMETDKPSKGEAESAKEKEGETEEKKEKEKEKEKEGVSEKKSPEAAEETKTPSEEKTDAAEVKPEDVEVKAEEKKEDKTEKMETTPAADEKKADTKEEKETPKEEATAKLQNGESKESAAPTPAAAAATAATPAAATAAAGATAPAAAATAAAVSEEKKKAKTRFMFNIADGGFTELHSLWQNEERAATVTKKTNEIWHRRHDYWLLAGIIQHGYARWQDIQNDVKFAILNEPFKGEMNRGNFLEIKNKFLARRFKLLEQALVIEEQLRRAAYLNMSEDPSHPSMALNTRFSEVECLAESHQHLSKESMSGNKPANAVLHKVLKQLEELLSDMKADVTRLPATIARIPPVAVRLQMSERNILSRLASRGPETQTQAQTQQMSQQ; encoded by the exons ATGTCTGGAAGCGAGGACGAGCGGGATGAGTACGGAGCCCCGGAGGAGCGGTTACTGCACG ATGACGATGAGGAGGAGATCTCGGAGAACGAGACTCcgaaggtgaagaagaagaaaaaggccaagaagagcagagagagtaaAGGCAGCAAGAGGCGGTCGCGCAGagag GAACTTCCCATCAGCTCCCCGGAGCACATGGACGTCGGAGGGGCCGAAGAGGTGGAAGGTGGTGTCGCTGTGCACCGCACGGACAGCGAGGGCAGCGACTACACTCCAGGgcgcaagaagaagaagagggccaGCAGTggcaaggagaagaagaggagcagctcCGGGGCCGAGCGGAGCTCCTCCAAGAAGAAGGAGCCGGAGCCCGAGGAAGAcgatgacgacgacgatgacGACAGCTCG GAGCCAAAGTCTTCATCCCAGCTGCTGGATGACTGGGGAATGGAGGACATTGACCACGTTTTCACTGAGGAAGACTACCGCTCTCTGACCAACTACAAGGCCTTCAGCCAGTTCGTCAG GCCCCTCATCGCAGCCAAGAACCCCAAGATCGCAGTGTCCAAGATGATGATGGTTCTGGGCGCCAAGTGGCGTGAGTTCAGCACCAACAACCCGCTAAGGGGAGCCGCTGCTGCCAACGCCGCCCTGGCCACCGCCAACGTACCTGCCGCTGTGGACAACATGGTGGCAGAGGTTGTCCCGATTGCCCCTCCACCCCCGGCCCCAGTAGAGCCCCCGCCGCCGCCTGCGCCGCCGCTACGGAAGGCCAAGACCAAGGAAGGCAAAG GTCCGAACGCCCGCAAGAAGACAAAACCTACGCCGAAGCctcaagacaaaaaaaataatgccAAGACCAAGAAAGTGGCTCCTCTCAAAATCAAACTTGGCGGCTTCAACAGCAAAAGGAAACGCTCGTCG AGCGAAGAGGACGAGCCTGAAGTAGACAGCGACTTCGAGGACGGCAGCATGAACAGTGTCTCCGTCTCAGAGGGATCGAACAGTCGCAGCAGCCGAACCAAAAAGAAGCAGTCGTCCAAGAGCAAacccaagaagaagaaag CTGAGGATGGAGACGGGTATGAGACGGACCACCAGGATTACTGCGAGGTGTGTCAGCAGGGCGGCGAGATCATCCTGTGTGACACTTGTCCGAGAGCGTACCACATGGTCTGCCTGGACCCCGACATGGAGAAGGCGCCCGAGGGCACCTGGAGCTGCCCGCACTGT gAGAAGGAGGGCATCCAGTGGGAGGCCAGGGAGGAAGTCTCAGAGGTCGAGGAGGACCCCGTCGAGGCAGAAATGGAGGAGGACGACCACCACATGGAGTTCTGCAGGGTCTGCAAAGACGGAGGAGAGCTGCTCTGCTGCGACTCGTGCCCCTCGTCCTACCACATCCACTGCCTCAACCCGCCGCTCCCGGAGATCCCCAACGGAGAGTGGATCTGCCCGCGCTGCACG tgtGCCCCCATAAAGGGGAAGATCCAAAAGATCCTGACTTGGCGTTGGGGCGCCATTCCTCCCCCCACACCTGTCCCTCGCCCTCCGGAGCTTGCAGCAGACGCCCCCGACCCCTCCCCGCTGGTAGGGCGGCCGGACAGGGAGTTCTTCGCCAAGTGGTCCAGCATGTCGTACTGGCACTGCTCCTGGGTCACAGAGCTCCAG cTGGAACTCCACTGCCAGGTGATGTTCAGGAACTACCAGAGGAAGAACGACATGGACGAGCCGCCGCCCATCGACTCTGGCGAAGGGGAGGAGAACAAGAGcttgaaaaggaaaagcaagGACCCCATGTACgcacagctggaggagaagtACCTCCGCTTCGGGATCAAGATGGAGTGGCTGATGATCCACCGCATCATCAACCACAG TGTGGACAGAAAGAACAACGTCCACTACCTGATCAAGTGGCGAGAGCTGGCGTACGACCAGGCGACGTGGGAGGCCGACGACATGGACGTTCCCGAGTTTGACCCGTACAAAGTGCAGTACTGGCACCACAG GGAGCTGATGATGGGAGACGAGGGGAGACCCGGCAAGAAGATAAAGGTCAAAGGACGATTCAAGCGTCCGGACAGGCCTCCAGAGAACCCCGTCATAGAC CCGACGATAAAGTTTGAGCGTCAGCCGGAGTACCTGGACGTCACGGGCGGGACGCTGCACCCCTACCAGCTGGAGGGTCTGAACTGGCTGCGGTTCTCCTGGGCTCAGGGCACAGACACCATCCTGGCTGACGAGATGGGGCTGGGGAAGACGGTGCAGACGGCCGTCTTCCTCTCCTCGCTGTACAAAGAG GGCCACTCCAAGGGGCCGTTCCTGGTCAGCGCGCCGCTCTCCACCATCATCAACTGGGAGCGAGAGTTTGAAATGTGGGCGCCCGACATTTATGTTGTGACATACGTTGGCGACAAAGACAGCAGGGCCGTCATCCGGGAGAACGAGTTCTCCTACGAGGACAACGCCATCCGAGGAGGGAAGAAGGCCTCCAGGATGAAG AAAGACTCGGCAGTCAAGTTCCACGTCCTGCTGACGTCCTACGAGCTGATCACCATCGACATGGCGATCCTGGGCTCCATAGACTGGGCCTGCCTGGTGGTGGATGAGGCTCACAGGCTGAAAAACAACCAGTCCAAG TTTTTCCGGGTGTTGAACAACTACCCTCTGCagcacaagctgctgctgactggAACTCCTCTGCAGAACAACCTGGAGGAGCTTTTCCACTTGCTCAACTTCCTCACACCTCTGCGGTTCAG TAACCTGGAAGGCTTCCTGGAGGAGTTCGCCGACATCGCCAAGGAGGACCAGATCAAGAAGCTGCACGACATGCTGGGTCCACACATGCTCAGGAGGCTGAAGGCCGACGTCTTCAAGCACATGCCCTCCAAGACCGAGCTCATCCTGCGAGTGGAGCTCAGCCCCATGCAGAA GAAGTACTACAAATTCATCCTGACGAAAAACTTTGAGGCCCTGAACACCAAAGGTGGAGGAAACCAGGTTTCTCTGCTCAACGTGGTCATGGACCTGAAGAAATGCTGCAACCACCCCTACCTCTTCCCTGCGGCCGCTATG GAAGCTCCGAGGATGCCCAACGGGATGTACGACGGCGGCGCTCTCGTTAAGGGTGCCGGGAAACTGACGTTGCTGCAGAAGATGATGAGGAAGCTGAAGAACGGAGGACACAGAGTACTTATCTTTTCACAG ATGACGAAGATGTTGGACCTGCTGGAGGATTTCCTGGAGAACGAGGGCTACAAGTACGAGAGGATCGACGGAGGAATCACAGGCGGGATGAGACAGGAAGCCATCGATCGCTTCAACG CTCCTGGAGCCCCTCAGTTCGCCTTCCTGCTCTCAACGAGAGCCGGAGGTCTGGGTATCAACTTGGCCACCGCTGACACCGTCGTGATCTACGACTCGGACTGGAACCCTCACAACGACATCCAG GCCTTCAGCCGAGCTCATCGTATCGGTCAGAACAAGAAGGTGATGATCTACCGCTTCGTTACCAAGgcctctgtggaggagaggatcACTCAG GTCGCCAAGAAGAAGATGATGCTGACTCACCTGGTGGTCAGACCTGGCCTCGGATCCAAGACCGGCTCAATGTCCAAACAGGAGCTGGACGACATCCTCAAGTTCGGAACCGAGCAGCTCTTCAAGGACGAGTTAGAGG GTTTTCACCGGTCTAACAACaaggaggaggacagcagcaTCATTCACTACGACGACAAGGCCATCGACCGGCTGCTGGACAGAAACCAGGACGCCACCGACGACACGGAGCTGCAGAGCATGAACGAATACCTGAGCTCCTTCAAGGTGGCTCAGTACGTGGtcaaagacgaggaggaggag gaggaggaggtgcagcggGAGATCATAAAGCAGGAAGAGAGCGTGGATCCCGACTACTGGGAGAAGCTGCTGCGTCACCACtacgagcagcagcaggaggatctGGCCCGAAACCTCGGCAAAGGCAAACGAATCCGCAAGCAGGTCAACTACAACGACGGCTCCCAAGAAGACAGAG CTGATTGGCAGGATGACCAATCCGACGGCCAATCGGATTACTCTGTGGCCTCAGAGGAAGGAGACGAGGACTTTGACGAGCGATCAGAAG ctaaCTCCCGCAGGCCGAACAGGAAGGGCCTCCGGAACGACAAGGACAAACCACTGCCCCCCCTGCTGGCCAGGGTGGGAGGCAACATCGAG GTGTTGGGTTTCAACTCTCGACAGAGGAAGGCCTTCCTGAACGCAGTGATGCGTTATGGGATGCCTCCCCAGGATGCCTTCACCACCCAGTGGCTGGTCCGAGACCTGCGAGGGAAGTCTGAGAAGGAGTTCAA ggcCTACGTCTCTCTGTTCATGCGTCACCTTTGCGAGCCCGGAGCTGATGGCGCCGAGACCTTCGCAGACGGCGTCCCCAGGGAAGGGTTGTCACGGCAACATGTCCTCACCCGTATCGGCGTGATGTCGCTTATTCGAAAGAAG GTGCAGGAGTTTGAGCACGTGAACGGTCAGTGGTCGATGCCGTGGATGGCCGAGCTGGAGGAGAACAAGAGGGCGGCAGCTCAGCCCGAGTCGCCCGGGAAAACCCCGTCCACCGGAACCCCCGCTGACACGCAGCCCAACACTCCTGctccag ttgaCGAGTCGTTAAAGAACGACGAGGCTttgaaggaaggagagaaggaggtgaagaaagaggTCGAGGCAGAAAAGAACAGCAAAGAGCCGGCGAAGGTGTCGGACGAG GTGATCGCGATTCCAGACGATGACGAGAAGAGTCCGCCAgcagcggaggaagaggagaagaagaagaacgggGAGGAGCCGATGGAGACGGACAAACCCAGcaaaggagaagcagagagcgcgaaagagaaggagggcgagacggaggagaagaaggagaaagagaaggagaaggagaaagaaggcGTGAGCGAGAAGAAAAGTccggaggcagcagaggaaacaaagactcCTTCAGAGGAAAAGACGGACGCGGCAGAGGTCAAACCTGAGGACGTGGAGGTCAAAG cagaagaaaagaaagaagacaagACAGAAAAGATGGAAACAACACCGGCTGCAGACGAAAAGAAAG CCGATacgaaggaggagaaagagactcCGAAGGAGGAGGCGACGGCCAAACTGCAGAACGGCGAAAGCAAGGAGAGCGCCGCCCCCACCcccgctgctgccgccgccacTGCTGCCACCCCCGCCGCCGCCACTGCTGCCGCTGGCGCCACTGCCCCCGCCGCcgctgccactgctgcagccGTCagcgaggagaagaagaaggcgAAGACCAGGTTCATGTTCAACATCGCAGACGGAGGATTCACag AGTTGCACTCCTTGTGGCAGAACGAGGAGCGCGCTGCCACGGTTACCAAGAAAACCAATGAGATTTGGCATCGTCGCCATGACTACTGGCTGCTGGCCGGCATCATACA ACACGGCTACGCTCGCTGGCAGGACATCCAGAACGACGTGAAGTTCGCCATCCTCAACGAGCCCTTCAAGGGGGAGATGAACCGAGGGAACTTCCTGGAAATCAAGAACAAGTTCCTCGCCAGACGCTTCAAG CTGTTGGAGCAGGCGCTGGTGATCGAGGAGCAGCTGCGCCGCGCCGCCTACCTCAACATGTCGGAGGACCCCTCCCACCCCTCCATGGCCCTCAACACGCGCTTCAGCGAGGTGGAGTGTCTGGCAGAGTCGCACCAGCACCTCAGCAAAGAGTCCATGTCCGGGAACAAGCCGGCCAACGCCGTCCTGCACAAAG tgCTGAAGCAGTTGGAGGAGCTGCTGAGTGACATGAAGGCAGATGTCACCCGTCTCCCAGCAACCATCGCCCGGATACCGCCGGTCGCCGTGCGGCTCCAGATGTCCGAGAGGAACATTCTGAGCCGGCTGGCGAGCCGAGGCCCCGAGACACAGACGcaggcacagacacaacag ATGTCGCAGCAGTAA